The window GCTTCACGAACCGTGTCCCCCGCCAACTGCTTCTTGCCGGCTTCCAGGAAGTCCTTGCTCCAGCGGTAGTACAAGTTCGATGCAATGCCCTCTCTGCGGCACAGCTCCGAGATGCTCTGCTCGCCTCGCAGCCCCTCGAGCACGATCCGGATCTTCTCCTCGGGAGCAAACTTTCTGCGCGTCTTTCGCCGGATCTCCCGCACTGCCGCTTCGGTGGATTGCTTCCTTCCTGCTGACATCTTGAGATTCTCCTCGGGGTACGAGACCCCGGTGATTTGTCTCTTAGCCTAGGGCGTTCAATTGTCCGAGTTCTGCTGACGGGAAACAAAGACGAGGTCGACCTGCCCTTACATCGGCTTCCAACAGACGGGCGGGCTTCTCGACGAGCGGAACGTCACCCGGAGCTGGGACCGCTTACGCCGAAAGGCGGGGGTAGGCAAAATGAGCGGCGTTTTCAGCACCACCGCTAAGTCGTCTTCTGTTAAGCCGCCTTCGGAGGAGGCGCCTAGGCTTCTTTGTGGCTTCGCGCTGACTTTCTATTATCTCAGATAGTGTTCTCTTGATTCCGCCGGCCACCACGGGGGCTACGAGATGCGGGCCTTCAAAGCTTCAGGTGATCGAGGGTCCTGGCCGCGCGCAGCGGAGGTTTGCCCGTCGCGATGAGCTCGGCCATCAGCTCACCGGCCGCCGGGCTCATGTTGATTCCCAGCGCCCCGAAGTGCGTGGCCGCGTAGCCGTTGCGCCACTGCGGGAGTCTCCCGAGCGTAGGTTTGTGGAAGGGCGCTTTGACGGGCATCGCCAGTAGGTCACCGCGGTGCTCGACCAACTTCGCTTCTTCGAGAGCGGGCAGAATCGCGGCGCAGTCCGTCAGCGTCTTCAGTTTTAGCTCTTCGTTGAGCGAATCGTCGAAGGTCTCTCGCGGGCTGAAACTGCCCACGTAGGGGCTCAGGATCACCTCCCCATTCACCTTGGGGATGATCCAGTAGTCGCCCGCGACGAGGGTCTGGAAGGGCAGCCCGCCGGGTACTTCGACTCGGATGCACTCGGCCGTGAGCATGCGTATGGGAATGTCGACACCGAGATGCGCCGCTATCGGACGCGACCAGGGCCCCGCCGCGATCACGAAGTGATCACCCGAGAGGATCTCCCCTGTAGCGAGTTCGAGGCCGGTTATGCGATCGCCTTGAGTCTCGAAGCCCACCGCCTCACCCTGCTTCATGCTCGCACCGAGTTGCTCAGCCGCCTGGGCGAGACCCAGTGTATACTTGTAGGGTTCGACCTGGCCCTCCGGATTGGTGATTCCAGCCCGCCATTCCGGCGCGAGCGACGGAAAGACTTCGCGTAGCTGCGTCGCGTCGAGCCAGCCCGTCTCGACTCCTCCGGCCCGAACGTAGGGGGCCAGCAGTGCCTCGCGTCCCGCCGCTTCGAGATCCGCTTCCGTTAACAGAAATGTGTTGGAAGATTCACCGTACTCCACGTCGATGCCGCCGCGTTCGGCGATCTCGAGAGCCAGGTCCGGCATGCGCTCGTACGAGGATGAAAAGAGGTAGAGCCAGTCGGCGATGCTCTGGTCCGCGGGCATCGCGCCAACGTCCAGAACGTCCGGGTCCGCGACCGCGACATGCGTTTCCTCCTCCGCGAGGTAGGTGGGTGGATAGGCGATGACGGCCCAGGCCTTGCCCGAAGCGCGCGTGCCGATCGATTCGCGCTCGACGACGGTGGCGCGCATCCCGCGCTTGCCGAGGTGGTAGGCAATCGAGCAGCCGATGGCTCCGGCCCCGATGATGACGACGTCGCTCTGCGGCATGGCGCCTCCAAATTCTCCGTCAGTGGATTCTAGGCGGTCCGAACGATTGGCTGCCAACCTCTGCCGCGGGATCCCCCAATTGTGCTAGAGCCCTCGCCAAATATTCCCTGGAAGCGCATCATAAGCCTATGGCTCGATACACCTCACGGCGCAACGACGGTCTAGGATGGTTCCCATGAGAGCAGCTCGACTACACGAGGGTGAAACCGCTGTGCGCCTCGAGGAAATTGATACGCCTGACGTGCGGCCTGGCACCGTACTCGTCAGCATACAGTCAGTCTTTGTGTCGCCGTTTACAGCTGGCCTGATTGACGGTTCCGGCGAATTGTCGACCCCACCGAGGCCCTTTACTCCGGGCATGGATGCTGTCGGTACGGTTCAGCTCTTGGGCTCTGACGTCAGCGGACTCGAAATAGGACAGCGGGTTTACTGCGACTGTTACTACCAATCGCCCACGCAGGGGGGTGTCGAAGATTTCGGCTTCATCGGAAATTTCGGGGTTGGCGAGCACTCTGCGGAAATGCTTCGGCGTTGGCGCGACGGGACTCTCGCCGAGTATATGTTGCTGCCCGCCGAGTGCGTCATTCCGATTCCGGAAACCGTCACCGTTTCAGACGCCGTTCTTTGCCGCCTGGGTTGGTTAGGCACTGCCTACGGCGCCTTCACCAAGGTCGGCCTGGCACCCGGCGAAGCGGTTGCCGTAGTTGGAGGCACTGGTCTCGTCGGAGTGAGCGGGGTTCTGGTTGCCCTGGCGATGGGGGCCCAGAGTATCTTTGTTTTGGGGCGCCGGACCGACGCCCTTGCAGAGCTCGCCGGTCTGAATTCAAGAGTTCAAGCCGGAACGAAGCTGCCGGACGGTCAGACGTTCGATGTCGTGCTCAGTGCGATTGAGGCCCGCGACGCTTCGGCGATCCAGGCAGCGCTTCCCACGCTGAAGCGCTCGGGCCGTCTTGTCGCGGTAGGGGTGACAGAAGAACCCCTGGCAGTATCCACCGATCTCATTGTTAGCATGGATCTGACGATTCGAGGCTCTCTTTGGTTCGAACGGCGCCAAGCCACTGAATTGCTCAACATGATTGCGGCGGGAACGCTGGATCTCTCATCCCTCGCAGTCGAGGAATACCCATTGGCTGAGGTTGGAGAGGCCCTGCACGCCACCGGGCGTCGCCGGGGGGCTTTCCAGCAGGTCGTGGTTCGTTGTTGAAGTGACGACCGGGACACATCAAGTAGTAGACGGCTGACCGTCCCCGTTGTCCCCGGAGTGTCCCCGATGCCTTCAGCTCGTTTTCAGAAGATTCGGTCACTAGCTGAAAGTGTTTTTGAAAGTGTGATCCGGAGTGGAGCGCGAGACCGGGTTCGAACCGGCGACCCTCAGCTTGGGAAGCTGAACGGAGAATCGTGCAAGTACTTGATTCTGCGAATCAACCCTCAATTCCCTGTCCGGTCCAACAGTGCCATGTAGTGACATACGGTGACATAGAGTGACAGGCAATTGTCGCTATTGACTGCCCCGCCGACTCCAATCCCAGATCAATATGGCGAGCGACTTCATCGTCCCGAAGCCAGGGGCGTAGCGCTCGTGAATCTTGGATTGGTTGGGGCGGCGGTCGGGCGGTTGACCTAGCGCGAGCGTTCGTCGCTGATGCGGGCGCATTCCATCAACAGCGCAGTCGTGGACTGACCGATCACGTCGTCTCGCTCCACCAGCTGGAAGCCGAACTCGAACGCACCCTCGGGCCACTCGAGCAGGTCGGCCAGGGCGTCGATTGGCGCGGGCCCGGGCGGATCCAGTTCGATGTCGAAGAGTCGCCCGTCCTGGACGAAGACTTTCACCTTGGTGCAGTCGCGCTCGAGGTCGAGCACGCCGGTCGATCGTTCGAGCTCGAGAAATGCCAGCAGGCTCGGTAGGGCCACTTCGGACAAGCTCCCCGACAGATGAACACCCTCCCGATCGCTGCCCGGCCGGCTCGTTGTTTCTGTCGAGGAGACGAGCGTGTCCACTACGTCGGCGACCTTCGAAACCCAGCGCTCTTCGCCCTTGCCAAAGCTCACTTCGACCAGGTAGCGCTCGCCCTCTCCAGTGTCTTCGATTCGGCTCGACTTCACCGCCTGTCCCGTGATCC is drawn from Myxococcales bacterium and contains these coding sequences:
- a CDS encoding transposase — translated: MSAGRKQSTEAAVREIRRKTRRKFAPEEKIRIVLEGLRGEQSISELCRREGIASNLYYRWSKDFLEAGKKQLAGDTVREATSDEVKDLRAENRELKEVVAEFTLKNRVLKKSLTGYGEEDDS
- a CDS encoding FAD-binding oxidoreductase; amino-acid sequence: MPQSDVVIIGAGAIGCSIAYHLGKRGMRATVVERESIGTRASGKAWAVIAYPPTYLAEEETHVAVADPDVLDVGAMPADQSIADWLYLFSSSYERMPDLALEIAERGGIDVEYGESSNTFLLTEADLEAAGREALLAPYVRAGGVETGWLDATQLREVFPSLAPEWRAGITNPEGQVEPYKYTLGLAQAAEQLGASMKQGEAVGFETQGDRITGLELATGEILSGDHFVIAAGPWSRPIAAHLGVDIPIRMLTAECIRVEVPGGLPFQTLVAGDYWIIPKVNGEVILSPYVGSFSPRETFDDSLNEELKLKTLTDCAAILPALEEAKLVEHRGDLLAMPVKAPFHKPTLGRLPQWRNGYAATHFGALGINMSPAAGELMAELIATGKPPLRAARTLDHLKL
- a CDS encoding alcohol dehydrogenase catalytic domain-containing protein; its protein translation is MRAARLHEGETAVRLEEIDTPDVRPGTVLVSIQSVFVSPFTAGLIDGSGELSTPPRPFTPGMDAVGTVQLLGSDVSGLEIGQRVYCDCYYQSPTQGGVEDFGFIGNFGVGEHSAEMLRRWRDGTLAEYMLLPAECVIPIPETVTVSDAVLCRLGWLGTAYGAFTKVGLAPGEAVAVVGGTGLVGVSGVLVALAMGAQSIFVLGRRTDALAELAGLNSRVQAGTKLPDGQTFDVVLSAIEARDASAIQAALPTLKRSGRLVAVGVTEEPLAVSTDLIVSMDLTIRGSLWFERRQATELLNMIAAGTLDLSSLAVEEYPLAEVGEALHATGRRRGAFQQVVVRC